Proteins encoded together in one Candidatus Binataceae bacterium window:
- a CDS encoding DUF455 family protein, which yields MQRMIPVDRLARPDNHILVPVDRIREARIDQGLSPSNAMPFEDEFLKGRLHGIATGELQAMEAAGRTLFDFPDAPWEFQLDMARQVWDESRHSEIFTRLLEYVGSYLGEFPESEILWSCTQIDDPACRVAGINRGLEGLACDVFEQIIRLGQKMGDPIIERAVDYVLADEITHVRMGSKWMRKLTEGDPERLQRAQQFQENIDALFNFDGFRTSKEEAPQNPQLLGGKQIEFDATLTISRETRRMAGFTEEEIERLVRAAARSAAY from the coding sequence ATGCAGAGAATGATTCCCGTCGATCGGCTCGCGCGCCCGGACAATCATATCCTGGTCCCGGTCGATCGGATCCGCGAGGCGCGCATCGACCAGGGCCTGTCGCCCTCCAACGCGATGCCGTTCGAGGACGAGTTCCTCAAGGGGCGACTGCACGGGATCGCCACCGGCGAGTTGCAGGCGATGGAGGCGGCGGGGCGCACGCTGTTCGACTTTCCCGACGCGCCGTGGGAGTTCCAGCTCGACATGGCGCGCCAGGTGTGGGACGAGTCGCGCCACAGCGAGATCTTCACCAGGCTGCTCGAATACGTCGGCTCCTACCTCGGCGAGTTCCCCGAGAGCGAGATCCTGTGGTCATGCACGCAGATCGACGACCCGGCCTGCCGGGTGGCCGGAATCAACCGCGGCCTGGAGGGACTCGCCTGCGACGTCTTCGAGCAGATCATCCGGCTGGGGCAGAAGATGGGAGATCCGATTATCGAGCGCGCGGTCGATTACGTGCTGGCCGACGAGATCACCCATGTGCGGATGGGCTCGAAGTGGATGCGCAAGCTGACCGAGGGCGACCCCGAGCGGCTGCAACGCGCGCAGCAGTTCCAGGAAAACATCGACGCGCTGTTCAACTTCGACGGCTTTCGCACCTCCAAGGAGGAAGCGCCGCAGAATCCGCAGCTCCTCGGCGGCAAGCAGATCGAGTTCGACGCCACGCTTACCATCTCGCGCGAGACGCGCCGGATGGCCGGCTTCACCGAGGAGGAGATCGAGCGGCTCGTCAGAGCCGCCGCGCGCAGCGCGGCCTATTGA
- a CDS encoding DUF455 family protein, translating to MRLRRARTYTMQKMIPADRLARPDNFVLIRARRMREIREEQGLDDRVLPFDDEALRVRLHGIFAGELQAMEAAGRTLFDFPDAPWEFQLDMARQVWDESRHSEIFMRLLQYLGAQPGDYPETEILWRCTLADDPAARVAGINRGLEGLACDVFDQLIRIAQKNGDEIIERAVDYVLADEITHVRMGSKWMRKLTEGDPERLQRAQQFQDSVDELFSARGARRPIEDVAGDSQTITIAREARLLAGFTEEEIERLIAAARASAVY from the coding sequence ATCCGGCTCCGCAGAGCGAGGACGTACACAATGCAGAAGATGATCCCGGCCGACCGCCTTGCCCGCCCCGACAACTTCGTCCTCATCCGCGCGCGCCGGATGCGCGAGATCCGCGAAGAGCAGGGGCTCGACGACCGCGTGCTGCCCTTCGACGACGAGGCGCTGCGCGTGCGCTTGCACGGCATCTTCGCCGGCGAGTTGCAGGCGATGGAGGCGGCGGGGCGCACGCTGTTCGACTTTCCCGACGCGCCGTGGGAGTTCCAGCTCGACATGGCGCGCCAGGTATGGGACGAGTCGCGGCACAGCGAAATCTTCATGCGGCTGCTCCAGTATCTCGGCGCCCAGCCGGGCGACTATCCTGAGACCGAGATCCTGTGGCGATGCACCCTGGCCGACGACCCGGCGGCGCGCGTGGCCGGAATCAACCGCGGCCTGGAGGGGCTCGCCTGTGATGTCTTCGACCAGCTCATCCGGATCGCGCAGAAAAACGGCGACGAGATAATCGAACGTGCGGTCGATTATGTGCTGGCCGACGAAATAACCCATGTACGGATGGGCTCGAAGTGGATGCGCAAGCTGACCGAGGGCGACCCCGAGCGGCTGCAACGCGCCCAGCAGTTCCAGGACAGCGTCGATGAGTTGTTCAGCGCGCGCGGCGCGCGCCGGCCGATCGAGGACGTCGCCGGCGACTCGCAGACCATCACGATCGCGCGCGAGGCGCGCCTGCTGGCCGGCTTCACCGAAGAGGAGATCGAGCGGCTGATCGCGGCCGCCCGCGCCAGCGCGGTCTACTAA
- a CDS encoding phosphoenolpyruvate carboxykinase (ATP) gives MEPTTTHTLADFLKPSALKNRNLVWRDRDGRVVAADERAIDLSRLSASNGAPVTLIDLGRRVRLFNSDMSKELRSVVLSSDLVRLSKESPQSVAGIETPLGKVISDHGLYLKLRPGLSEVGINDRNDLILRHDESDGDATRGPVINSANTVIAGRAERLVTRTRREDHEADRAEALAWLRAFELADKRKTLVSKFLCAGVSYAQCGNVPYLYRTSRLNFFATRDPAMLKMRADLEERFRKVGRKLPNVEIISLIGVPRNEAEYRAFLRRLPAKHRHTLGLPSTLARSRFFDPKNRAVVSSNFVFFCPLSDLGDRVTVMTVNTDYHGEVKSRGVLSPLMAIMSLIGIISAHAGTAVQNSRGTATTFTGPTGTGKTTACTFWAEKNERYRREELRRRYEIDFARNHSPEAARTMAEELMPKVGILCQEDWVEIVPHDGAHRWVFWPTERTCYARTGGFPGLRFVLAENAPLLENACADFGAAGDPAKLGRVTHDYFPERLFYDPDWNHMLYDRSPRQISANVFLERDRGLDFIIKRVTPQEGVHWLLKGRTPQGKFEPLYNAYPDFSGLLMAYGVVGDRLVEAYEAAKAGDHAALAGGDEVIGRALFDKLNIQVNLWLSHMADVPTFIVNGAPGLEITQDANWFLSEYPDFFDSRPTLGIDEFKELMRERYGVTYGDRGQWTHITR, from the coding sequence ATGGAACCGACGACGACACATACGCTGGCTGACTTCCTCAAACCCTCCGCGCTGAAAAACCGCAACCTCGTCTGGCGCGATCGCGACGGACGGGTGGTCGCCGCCGACGAGCGCGCTATCGACCTCTCCCGGCTCTCCGCCAGCAACGGCGCGCCGGTCACCCTTATCGACCTCGGGCGGCGCGTGCGGCTGTTCAACTCCGACATGTCGAAGGAGCTGCGCAGCGTGGTGCTCTCCAGCGACCTCGTGCGGCTGTCCAAGGAGTCGCCGCAAAGCGTGGCCGGGATCGAAACGCCGCTCGGCAAGGTGATTTCCGACCACGGCCTGTATCTGAAGCTGCGGCCGGGACTTTCCGAGGTCGGCATCAACGACCGCAACGACCTGATCCTGCGCCACGACGAGTCCGACGGCGACGCCACCCGCGGCCCGGTGATCAATTCGGCCAACACTGTGATCGCCGGGCGCGCCGAGCGGCTGGTCACCCGCACCCGGCGCGAGGATCACGAGGCCGACCGCGCCGAGGCGCTCGCGTGGCTACGCGCCTTCGAGCTCGCCGACAAGCGCAAGACGCTGGTTTCGAAATTCCTGTGCGCAGGCGTGAGCTACGCGCAGTGCGGCAATGTGCCGTATCTCTACCGCACCAGCCGGCTCAACTTTTTCGCCACTCGCGACCCGGCGATGCTCAAGATGCGCGCCGACCTCGAAGAGCGCTTCCGCAAGGTCGGGCGCAAGCTGCCCAACGTGGAGATCATCTCGCTCATCGGCGTTCCGCGCAACGAGGCCGAGTACCGCGCCTTCCTGCGCCGCCTGCCCGCCAAGCATCGCCACACCCTCGGTCTGCCCTCGACGCTTGCGCGCTCGCGCTTCTTCGATCCGAAGAACAGGGCGGTGGTATCGTCGAACTTCGTCTTCTTCTGTCCGCTGAGCGACCTCGGCGACCGGGTCACCGTGATGACCGTCAACACCGACTATCACGGCGAGGTCAAGAGCCGCGGCGTGCTGTCGCCCCTGATGGCGATCATGTCGCTCATCGGAATCATCTCGGCCCACGCCGGCACCGCGGTGCAGAACAGCCGCGGCACCGCGACCACCTTTACCGGTCCCACCGGCACCGGCAAGACCACCGCCTGCACCTTCTGGGCCGAGAAGAACGAGCGCTATCGGCGCGAGGAGCTGCGCCGACGCTACGAGATCGACTTCGCCCGCAACCATTCGCCCGAGGCCGCGCGCACGATGGCCGAGGAGCTGATGCCCAAGGTCGGCATTCTGTGCCAGGAGGACTGGGTCGAGATCGTCCCCCATGACGGCGCCCATCGATGGGTTTTCTGGCCGACCGAACGCACCTGCTACGCGCGCACCGGCGGCTTTCCCGGCCTGCGCTTCGTGCTGGCCGAGAACGCGCCGCTGCTCGAGAACGCCTGCGCCGACTTCGGCGCCGCCGGCGACCCGGCCAAGCTCGGCCGCGTCACCCACGACTATTTCCCGGAGCGGCTCTTTTATGATCCCGACTGGAACCACATGCTCTACGACCGCTCGCCGCGCCAGATCAGCGCCAACGTCTTTCTCGAGCGCGACCGCGGCCTCGACTTCATCATCAAGCGCGTTACCCCGCAGGAGGGCGTCCATTGGCTGCTCAAGGGGCGCACGCCGCAGGGCAAGTTCGAACCGCTGTACAATGCCTACCCGGACTTTTCGGGCCTGCTGATGGCCTACGGCGTGGTCGGCGATCGGCTGGTCGAGGCGTACGAGGCGGCCAAGGCGGGCGACCATGCGGCGCTAGCCGGCGGCGACGAGGTCATCGGCCGCGCGCTCTTCGACAAGCTCAACATCCAGGTCAACCTGTGGCTGAGCCACATGGCCGACGTGCCGACGTTCATCGTCAACGGCGCGCCGGGGCTGGAGATCACCCAGGACGCCAACTGGTTCCTCTCCGAGTATCCCGACTTCTTCGATTCACGGCCGACGCTCGGCATCGACGAGTTCAAGGAACTGATGCGCGAACGTTATGGGGTCACCTACGGCGACCGCGGCCAGTGGACCCACATCACGCGTTGA
- a CDS encoding AMP-binding protein produces the protein MRTTLLDFFNDFADSPAESVIHDDGYRYWTYRYRQIAGAARSFAMRLRSEGIGKGDKVLFWSENRPEWPAAFWGCLLMGVVVVPIDYRTSAEVVRNVQNVVRARAVVIGDEVRGVGLGEAAPVWRFGDVDLSRTADPGPLPAIGPDDVVEIVFTSGSTAAPKGVVLTHRNLVADLVPIEREVLKYRRYARPLFPLRLLNLLPLSHMFGQALAMFFAPMVPAGAIFMRGYAPHEVVRQIESKRAAFLVAVPKMLQVLRQYVTREFPELAHLKQDRSPWLVRRWRYRRVHRLFGWKFVGLVVGGAPLEASLEEFWRALGFLVAQGYGLTETAPIVAFNHPFHLRPGTVGKPLPGVDLRIAPDGEILVRGDIVTPGYVGAPADASRAFENGWFHTADIGALDRDGYLTVRGRKNEMIVTPEGLKVFPDDVELVLGRIAGVRDCAVVGRERVHAVLVLDDGADKDEIIRRANAELEEHQKIRGVSIWTAGALPRTEGTGKLKRPAIQKWVDAGGVSAPAAAIGGAPGEILDVLRRYAPDRTITAETTLEELGLSSLEQVELMLELEEEFDVTLDERAFGGERRLGDLAAQLAQPTPSRAPAVAMRWNRGAVASAVRRIMLAGLILPLTRLCARATPGAGAALVGVAGPVIFAANHQSHLDTPVILSALPTRFRYATAPAMWMEFFDAHFHPERHPPLRRLLNSAAYYLAALLFNGFALSQQSAGLRETLRHIGDLVSEGWSVLIFPEGERTRSGAIGRFHPGVAMMASRLRVPVVPIRLRGVDRVLPRGAKIVRPGRVEIAFGAPIDLRGEDYEALSARVEAAVRAL, from the coding sequence GTGCGCACGACACTGCTCGACTTCTTCAACGACTTCGCCGATTCGCCGGCCGAGTCTGTGATCCATGACGACGGCTACCGCTATTGGACCTACCGGTATCGGCAGATAGCGGGCGCTGCGCGCAGCTTCGCGATGCGCCTGAGAAGCGAAGGGATCGGCAAGGGAGACAAGGTGCTGTTCTGGTCGGAGAACCGGCCCGAATGGCCGGCCGCCTTCTGGGGATGTCTGCTGATGGGAGTGGTCGTAGTCCCGATTGACTACCGCACCTCCGCCGAAGTCGTGCGTAACGTCCAGAACGTGGTCCGGGCGCGCGCAGTCGTGATTGGCGACGAGGTGCGCGGCGTCGGCCTGGGTGAGGCGGCCCCGGTATGGCGCTTCGGCGACGTCGACCTCTCGCGCACGGCCGATCCCGGGCCGTTGCCCGCGATCGGCCCCGACGACGTCGTCGAGATCGTCTTCACCTCGGGCTCGACGGCGGCGCCCAAGGGCGTCGTGCTCACCCATCGCAACCTCGTCGCCGACCTCGTCCCAATCGAACGCGAGGTGCTGAAGTACCGCCGCTACGCGCGCCCGCTGTTTCCGCTGCGGCTGCTCAACCTGCTGCCACTCAGCCATATGTTCGGACAGGCGCTGGCGATGTTCTTTGCGCCGATGGTGCCGGCGGGCGCGATCTTCATGCGCGGCTACGCGCCGCACGAGGTCGTGCGCCAGATCGAGAGCAAACGCGCCGCGTTCCTGGTCGCGGTGCCGAAAATGCTCCAGGTGCTGCGGCAATACGTGACGCGCGAGTTTCCCGAGCTGGCGCATCTGAAGCAGGATCGCTCGCCGTGGCTCGTGCGCCGCTGGCGTTACCGCAGGGTCCATCGGCTGTTCGGATGGAAGTTCGTCGGCTTGGTCGTCGGCGGCGCGCCGCTGGAGGCGAGCCTCGAGGAGTTCTGGCGCGCACTCGGCTTCCTCGTCGCGCAGGGCTACGGCCTGACCGAGACCGCGCCGATCGTCGCCTTCAACCATCCGTTCCATCTGCGGCCCGGAACGGTGGGTAAGCCGCTGCCCGGCGTCGATTTGCGAATCGCCCCCGACGGCGAGATCCTCGTGCGCGGCGACATCGTTACGCCCGGCTACGTCGGCGCGCCCGCGGACGCTTCCAGAGCCTTCGAGAACGGATGGTTCCATACCGCCGACATCGGCGCGCTCGACCGCGACGGCTATCTCACCGTGCGCGGGCGCAAGAACGAGATGATTGTCACGCCCGAAGGGCTCAAGGTCTTCCCTGACGACGTCGAGCTCGTGCTGGGCCGGATTGCCGGTGTGCGCGACTGTGCGGTCGTCGGCCGCGAGCGCGTCCACGCCGTGCTCGTGCTCGATGACGGCGCCGACAAGGACGAGATAATCCGCCGCGCCAATGCCGAGCTCGAGGAACACCAGAAGATCCGCGGTGTATCGATCTGGACGGCGGGAGCGCTGCCGCGCACCGAGGGCACCGGCAAGCTCAAACGGCCGGCGATCCAGAAATGGGTCGATGCGGGCGGCGTGTCAGCGCCGGCGGCGGCAATCGGCGGCGCGCCAGGCGAAATTCTCGACGTGCTTCGGCGCTACGCCCCGGATCGCACGATCACGGCCGAGACCACGCTCGAAGAACTCGGCTTGAGCTCGCTCGAACAGGTCGAATTGATGCTCGAGCTGGAGGAGGAGTTCGACGTCACGCTCGACGAGCGCGCTTTCGGCGGCGAGCGGCGGCTGGGCGACCTCGCGGCGCAGCTCGCGCAGCCGACGCCGTCGCGGGCACCGGCGGTCGCGATGCGCTGGAATCGCGGCGCTGTCGCGAGCGCCGTGCGCCGGATCATGCTGGCCGGATTGATCCTGCCGTTGACCCGGCTATGCGCGCGCGCCACGCCAGGCGCCGGCGCGGCGCTCGTCGGCGTCGCCGGACCCGTCATCTTCGCCGCCAACCATCAAAGTCATCTCGATACACCGGTCATCCTGAGCGCGCTGCCCACGCGCTTTCGCTATGCGACTGCGCCCGCGATGTGGATGGAGTTCTTCGACGCGCATTTCCATCCGGAGCGTCATCCGCCACTGCGGCGGCTGCTCAACAGCGCTGCGTACTATCTCGCCGCCTTGCTGTTCAACGGCTTCGCGCTCTCCCAGCAATCGGCGGGGCTGCGCGAGACCCTCCGCCATATCGGCGACCTCGTAAGCGAAGGATGGTCGGTGTTGATCTTCCCCGAAGGCGAGCGCACGCGCAGCGGCGCAATCGGCCGCTTCCATCCGGGGGTTGCGATGATGGCCTCGCGCCTGCGCGTGCCGGTGGTGCCGATTCGCCTGCGCGGCGTGGACCGCGTGCTGCCGCGCGGCGCGAAAATAGTCCGGCCCGGACGGGTCGAAATCGCCTTCGGCGCGCCGATTGATCTCCGCGGCGAGGACTACGAGGCGCTAAGCGCCCGAGTCGAGGCCGCCGTGCGCGCGCTTTAG
- the glgX gene encoding glycogen debranching protein GlgX has product MDTRPGAPYPLGATWDGAGVNFALFSENAVGVELCLFDDVGGNQERARIALSEQTDGAWHIYIAGVAPGQRYGYRVHGPYDPQSGHRFNPAKLLLDPYARAIDRPIPLDDALFGYPVGDPDADRARDQRDDAAVMAKSVVVDPGFDWEGDRPPHIPWSETILYEAHVKGLTARHPEVPPELRGTYTGLASAPLIQHLRALGITAIELMPVHQSAAAKHLGELGLTDYWGYNSVGYFAPDLRFAADKSTGAQVTEFKRMVKALHAAGIEVILDVVYNHTGEGNHLGPTLCFRGIDNASYYRLNPENRRYCLDFTGCGNTLNTRHPRVLQLIMDSLRYWVTEMRVDGFRFDLAVTLARDGQTFDRFAPLLSAIQQDPVLCRVKLIAEPWDLGEGGYQAGNFPPPFSELNGRYRDTVREYWRGTDQTLAELAARFTGSADLYRATRRRPHASINFITSHDGFTLNDLVSYREKHNEANGEDNRDGESNNRSWNCGAEGPTEDPIVTFTRKRQKRNFLATLLLSQGVPMLLGGDEIGRTQRGNNNAYCQDNEISWFDWEHAEREMLEFTRYLIALRKRHPLFRQADWLSERGVADSRPCGIEWFKPDGKEMSEEDWRNGFAKSLAVWLGGGVSARQHVVAKRAVDDCFFIMFNAHYEQLAFRLPALDWGKKWSRILDTGEPLPAGDGPVYSAGETVPIYARALIVLRRAA; this is encoded by the coding sequence ATGGATACCCGGCCAGGCGCTCCCTATCCACTTGGCGCCACCTGGGATGGCGCGGGCGTCAACTTCGCGCTCTTTTCCGAAAACGCCGTCGGGGTGGAGCTTTGCCTGTTCGACGACGTCGGCGGCAACCAGGAGCGTGCCCGAATCGCGCTTTCCGAGCAGACCGACGGCGCCTGGCATATCTATATCGCGGGTGTCGCGCCCGGCCAGCGCTACGGCTACCGCGTGCACGGCCCGTACGACCCACAGAGCGGCCATCGCTTCAACCCGGCCAAACTGCTGCTTGACCCTTACGCGCGCGCGATCGACCGTCCGATTCCGCTCGACGACGCGCTGTTCGGCTACCCGGTTGGCGACCCCGACGCCGATCGAGCCAGGGACCAGCGCGACGACGCCGCGGTGATGGCCAAGAGCGTGGTCGTCGATCCCGGATTCGACTGGGAAGGCGATCGGCCCCCGCACATCCCCTGGAGCGAGACGATCCTCTACGAGGCGCACGTCAAGGGGCTGACCGCGCGCCATCCCGAGGTCCCGCCCGAGCTGCGCGGCACCTACACCGGCCTTGCGTCGGCGCCGCTCATCCAGCATCTGCGCGCGCTCGGCATCACGGCGATCGAACTGATGCCTGTGCATCAGTCGGCCGCCGCCAAACATCTCGGCGAGCTCGGCCTGACTGACTACTGGGGCTACAACTCGGTTGGCTATTTTGCTCCCGACCTGCGCTTTGCAGCGGACAAGAGCACCGGCGCGCAGGTGACCGAATTCAAGCGGATGGTAAAAGCGCTGCACGCGGCGGGGATCGAGGTAATCCTTGACGTCGTGTACAATCATACCGGCGAGGGAAACCATCTCGGCCCCACGCTATGCTTTCGCGGAATAGATAACGCAAGTTACTATCGGCTCAACCCCGAAAATCGCCGCTACTGCCTCGACTTCACGGGGTGCGGCAACACGCTCAACACGCGCCACCCGCGGGTTCTCCAGCTGATCATGGACAGCCTGCGTTACTGGGTGACGGAGATGCGCGTGGACGGCTTCCGGTTCGACCTCGCGGTGACGCTCGCGCGCGACGGCCAGACCTTCGATCGCTTCGCGCCCTTGCTGAGCGCGATCCAGCAGGATCCCGTGCTCTGCCGGGTGAAGCTGATCGCCGAGCCGTGGGACCTCGGCGAGGGTGGCTATCAGGCGGGCAACTTTCCGCCTCCGTTCAGCGAGCTCAACGGCAGATACCGCGACACCGTGCGCGAGTACTGGCGCGGCACCGACCAGACCCTGGCCGAACTGGCGGCGCGCTTCACCGGCAGCGCCGACCTCTACAGGGCGACCCGGCGTCGCCCCCACGCCAGTATCAACTTCATTACCTCGCACGACGGCTTCACGCTCAACGACCTGGTCTCGTACCGCGAGAAGCACAACGAAGCCAACGGCGAGGACAACCGCGACGGCGAGAGCAATAACCGTTCGTGGAACTGCGGCGCGGAGGGGCCGACCGAGGATCCGATAGTCACTTTCACCCGCAAGCGCCAGAAGCGCAACTTCCTTGCCACGCTATTGCTCTCGCAGGGCGTGCCGATGCTGCTCGGCGGCGACGAGATTGGCCGCACCCAGCGCGGCAACAACAATGCCTATTGTCAGGACAACGAAATCTCCTGGTTCGATTGGGAGCACGCCGAGCGCGAGATGTTGGAATTCACCCGCTACCTGATCGCGTTGCGCAAGCGCCACCCGCTGTTCAGGCAGGCCGACTGGCTAAGCGAGCGAGGCGTCGCGGACTCCCGCCCCTGCGGGATCGAATGGTTCAAGCCCGATGGCAAGGAGATGTCGGAGGAGGACTGGCGGAACGGATTCGCCAAGTCGCTTGCGGTATGGCTGGGCGGCGGCGTCTCCGCGCGTCAGCACGTGGTGGCCAAGCGCGCGGTGGACGACTGCTTCTTCATCATGTTCAACGCGCACTACGAGCAGCTTGCCTTTCGTCTTCCCGCGCTCGACTGGGGAAAAAAGTGGAGCCGGATTCTCGATACCGGGGAGCCGCTCCCCGCCGGCGACGGGCCGGTTTACTCGGCGGGCGAAACGGTGCCGATCTATGCGCGTGCGCTGATCGTGCTGCGCCGCGCGGCCTGA
- a CDS encoding universal stress protein — protein MPLLGKILLATDFSDDSVNARRYAEELARKFSSEVIVLHVDQPLAPVMVSELGPAFDVGAMNQIAEEQRLAAQRELDRIVTQLRDAGIKARSLLRVGAPFVEIIHAAQSEAVDLIVMGTHGRSGLAHVLLGSVAERVVQKAGCAVLTVRHPDRRFRHPLEKQG, from the coding sequence GTGCCGCTACTGGGCAAAATTCTTCTCGCCACCGACTTCTCGGACGACTCGGTCAACGCGCGGCGCTACGCCGAGGAACTGGCGCGCAAGTTCTCCTCCGAGGTCATTGTGCTGCACGTGGACCAGCCGCTGGCCCCGGTAATGGTGAGCGAGCTGGGCCCGGCCTTCGACGTCGGCGCGATGAACCAGATCGCCGAAGAGCAGCGCCTGGCCGCCCAGCGCGAGCTCGACCGGATTGTAACCCAGCTGCGGGACGCCGGGATCAAGGCGCGCAGCCTCTTGCGCGTCGGCGCGCCCTTCGTCGAGATCATTCACGCCGCGCAGAGCGAAGCTGTCGATCTGATCGTGATGGGCACGCATGGGCGCAGCGGGCTGGCCCATGTCCTGCTCGGCAGCGTCGCCGAGCGCGTCGTGCAGAAGGCCGGATGCGCGGTGCTCACGGTGCGCCATCCCGATCGCCGCTTCCGCCATCCGCTGGAAAAACAGGGCTAG
- a CDS encoding Hsp20/alpha crystallin family protein, with protein sequence MANQKRSGAIALRDFERACDELFDELLGRWRGEFAAAGEPAMVVDCGNHYEVRIAVEVPDPRTLAVEISGSKLVVRVPAGALPPVEHRLTFAHPVDSEHIRARWAHGVLTIRVPKAQARRIKIE encoded by the coding sequence GTGGCCAATCAGAAGCGCTCCGGGGCGATCGCGCTGCGCGATTTCGAACGCGCCTGCGATGAGCTGTTCGACGAGTTGTTGGGCCGCTGGCGGGGAGAATTCGCCGCTGCGGGCGAGCCCGCGATGGTGGTCGATTGCGGCAATCATTACGAGGTCCGGATTGCCGTCGAGGTCCCAGACCCGCGCACGCTGGCGGTCGAGATCAGCGGTTCCAAGCTGGTGGTGCGGGTGCCGGCCGGCGCGCTGCCGCCCGTCGAGCATCGGTTGACCTTCGCGCACCCGGTCGACAGCGAGCATATCAGAGCGCGCTGGGCGCACGGCGTGCTGACGATCCGCGTGCCCAAGGCGCAGGCGCGCCGGATCAAGATCGAGTGA